A single window of Candidatus Methylacidiphilales bacterium DNA harbors:
- a CDS encoding AsmA-like C-terminal region-containing protein, which produces MLKKILMVVGVLALLLLVAAVGGVFLVLSQLNSDATREKLRTGVSQALGTEIRIAGHKIGLLGSAEVDGLVVPNAPPNESSPLLSLGHAGARINLWSVFKGKPVVKSVEIRDLQIEIHQNGNGSIDLPFKTQTGNATDTPKQPSTGSNPEAAGELQALEALVESVSISKSGAKVFDPDNKLVASVQGLGVEGSARWSGGKPSADLRVEMDALEAAPGIRISRLRTPLQFTDGQVTLPAFTGSLAGGTVGGKIQVALLDPGRAFETTLAVKDSAVGDLLRDLAGPPDLLTGTLQLDFQGNGTLNAPKDLGGQGTLDIKNPVVGKLKNFPVPGILVGIPPLQTGEFDSLKGNYRIAGQKVLVDELHLVGKGVKLHLNGEVGFDKQLNLKGRLKIDSSPVGKVADIAQGFLKGLLGGKKKEEAPPENPDTPASATLREGIPFSVTGPSEKPVIRPEGGDPFNIIPMVAKTLGFDLAPSTQTATIPEDAAAPTPADPLSAPATPAPESVPVTP; this is translated from the coding sequence ATGTTGAAAAAAATCCTGATGGTCGTGGGCGTCCTGGCCTTGTTGCTGTTGGTGGCTGCGGTTGGAGGCGTCTTCCTTGTCCTTTCCCAGCTCAACTCTGATGCCACCCGCGAAAAGCTGCGCACGGGCGTTTCGCAGGCCCTTGGGACGGAAATCCGCATCGCCGGCCACAAGATCGGACTGCTCGGTTCGGCCGAGGTGGACGGCCTGGTGGTGCCCAACGCCCCACCGAACGAATCATCCCCGCTGCTCTCGCTCGGTCATGCCGGGGCCCGCATCAATCTTTGGTCGGTCTTCAAGGGCAAGCCGGTGGTCAAAAGCGTCGAAATCCGCGATTTGCAGATCGAGATCCATCAGAATGGCAATGGCTCCATCGACCTTCCCTTCAAGACCCAAACCGGGAATGCGACAGACACCCCCAAACAGCCATCCACTGGATCCAATCCGGAAGCCGCCGGGGAATTGCAGGCCTTGGAGGCGCTGGTGGAATCCGTCAGCATCTCCAAGTCGGGGGCCAAGGTCTTTGATCCCGACAACAAGCTCGTCGCCTCGGTCCAGGGACTCGGAGTCGAAGGCTCGGCCCGCTGGTCCGGGGGCAAGCCCTCGGCCGACCTCCGGGTCGAAATGGACGCACTCGAAGCCGCTCCCGGCATCAGGATTTCCCGTCTCCGCACCCCTTTGCAATTCACCGACGGACAGGTGACCCTCCCGGCCTTCACCGGCTCGCTCGCCGGGGGCACGGTCGGGGGTAAAATCCAAGTGGCACTCCTGGATCCCGGGCGGGCCTTCGAGACCACATTGGCGGTCAAGGACAGCGCGGTGGGCGACCTGCTGCGCGACCTGGCTGGGCCACCGGACTTGCTCACTGGCACGCTCCAGCTGGACTTCCAGGGCAACGGCACCCTCAACGCCCCCAAAGACCTCGGCGGACAGGGCACCCTCGACATCAAGAATCCGGTCGTCGGCAAACTGAAGAATTTCCCCGTCCCGGGCATCCTCGTCGGCATCCCGCCCTTGCAAACCGGTGAGTTCGACAGCCTCAAGGGCAACTACCGCATCGCCGGACAAAAAGTACTGGTCGACGAACTCCACCTTGTCGGCAAGGGGGTCAAGTTGCATCTCAACGGCGAGGTCGGTTTTGACAAACAGCTCAACCTTAAAGGACGGCTGAAGATCGATTCCAGTCCCGTGGGCAAGGTTGCCGATATCGCCCAAGGTTTTCTCAAAGGACTCCTCGGGGGCAAAAAAAAGGAAGAAGCCCCGCCGGAGAATCCCGATACACCGGCCTCGGCCACGCTCAGGGAAGGCATCCCGTTCTCTGTCACCGGCCCATCGGAAAAACCTGTCATCCGGCCCGAGGGAGGCGATCCTTTCAACATCATCCCGATGGTGGCCAAG
- the hisH gene encoding imidazole glycerol phosphate synthase subunit HisH, translated as MKVGLIDYGRGNLHSVTKALARVGCQVSRVSRSDEFSTCEGLVLPGVGAFGDAMNALDRQDLRAPIVDWLASGKPFLGICLGYQLMFAEGEESPGVRGLGWLPGQVVLFPPSVGKIPHMGWNRVTFREASGLAPAGGSDYFYHVHSFYPDAVADGDTACTTTYGGVTFASGIRRGAVAGFQFHPEKSQAAGLALLNAYFESVGAGVPA; from the coding sequence ATGAAGGTCGGGTTGATTGATTACGGCCGCGGGAATCTCCACAGCGTGACCAAGGCCCTTGCCCGCGTCGGCTGCCAAGTGTCGCGCGTGTCCCGCTCGGATGAATTCTCCACTTGTGAGGGTCTGGTTCTCCCGGGCGTCGGGGCGTTTGGCGATGCCATGAATGCCCTGGACCGGCAGGACCTGCGCGCGCCGATTGTGGATTGGCTGGCCTCCGGCAAACCCTTCCTGGGAATCTGTCTTGGCTATCAATTGATGTTCGCCGAGGGCGAGGAATCGCCCGGTGTTCGGGGCCTGGGTTGGCTGCCGGGTCAGGTCGTGCTTTTCCCTCCTTCCGTGGGCAAGATCCCCCACATGGGTTGGAACCGGGTCACCTTCCGGGAGGCTTCCGGGTTGGCTCCGGCCGGCGGCTCGGATTATTTCTATCATGTGCACTCCTTTTACCCGGATGCCGTGGCCGATGGTGACACTGCCTGCACCACCACCTACGGCGGGGTGACCTTTGCCAGCGGCATCCGCCGCGGGGCCGTGGCCGGTTTCCAGTTCCACCCCGAGAAGAGCCAGGCCGCCGGTCTGGCATTGCTCAATGCCTACTTTGAGTCGGTCGGTGCGGGGGTTCCCGCCTGA